Proteins encoded by one window of Ostrinia nubilalis chromosome 23, ilOstNubi1.1, whole genome shotgun sequence:
- the LOC135083329 gene encoding chitin deacetylase 8-like, producing the protein MRWSWILLLAAVALAQNSEEELDLAEPCDPQTCQLPECRCASTDIPGNLAPRDTPQFVMVTFDDAVNVINIETYREVLYDRKNSNGCPVGTTFYVNHEYTNYQIVNELYNQGFEIALHSISHRTPQTWWHEAGLEDMRQEFGDQIEQMAQFANIPQDAIHGIRSPFLQLSGNATFQVIKETSLTYDCSWPTITSLDPGLWPYTLDYASTQDCVIPPCPTAALPGVWVVPMVSWRDLQGIPCAMADSCFFTPPMNDEDAWFQFITRNFESHYFGNRSPFGFFVHEWYVRANPAVERALIRFLDVINNIPDVFMVNTKDVVDWVKNPVPVNEYSQKACNLNQPTTCRQAVCGPLTADHTEMQYWMAVCSQCPTNYPWIGNPLGN; encoded by the exons ATGCGCTGGAGTTGGATTTTACTCTTGGCTGCAGTGGCTCTCGCCCAGAATTCTGAAGAAGAACTGGATTTGGCAGAACCATGTGATCCGCAGACCTGCCAGTTGCCAGAATGTCGGTGTGCATCCACAGACATCCCTGGGAACTTAGCTCCAAGGGATACCCCACAG TTCGTAATGGTGACCTTCGACGACGCAGTCAACGTCATCAACATTGAAACCTACCGTGAAGTTTTATACGACCGTAAGAACAGCAACGGCTGCCCAGTTGGCACTACATTCTACGTTAACCACGAGTATACAAACTACCAGATTGTCAATGAACTGTACAACCAAGGTTTTGAGATCGCTCTCCACTCCATCAGTCATAGGACGCCCCAGACCTGGTGGCATGAAGCGGGCCTTGAAGACATGAGGCAAGAATTCGGAGACCAGATCGAGCAGATGGCGCAATTTGCCAATATTCCTCAAGACGCTATCCATG gTATCCGAAGCCCATTCCTGCAACTGAGCGGGAACGCCACCTTCCAAGTCATCAAAGAGACTAGTCTCACCTACGACTGCTCGTGGCCGACGATCACTTCCCTCGACCCTGGTCTCTGGCCTTACACCCTGGACTACGCAAGCACCCAGGACTGCGTCATTCCCCCCTGCCCTACTGCTGCTTTGCCTGGTGTGTGGGTTGTACCTATGGTGTCCTGGAGGGATCTGCAAGGTATACCTTGCGCGATGGCGGATTCTTGCTTCTTTAC TCCTCCAATGAACGACGAAGACGCCTGGTTCCAATTCATCACACGGAACTTCGAGAGCCACTACTTCGGCAACCGCTCGCCTTTCGGCTTTTTCGTCCACGAGTGGTACGTCCGAGCCAACCCGGCGGTCGAACGCGCCTTGATCAGGTTCCTGGACGTGATCAATAATATTCCTGATGTGTTTATG GTGAACACCAAAGATGTGGTGGACTGGGTGAAGAACCCCGTTCCTGTGAATGAGTACAGCCAGAAGGCTTGCAACTTGAACCAACCCACCACCTGCCGTCAAGCTGTTTGTGGGCCTCTGACCGCTGACCATACTGAA ATGCAATACTGGATGGCCGTTTGCAGCCAATGCCCGACCAATTACCCATGGATAGGAAATCCCCTTGGGAACTAG
- the LOC135083357 gene encoding protein Wnt-1-like, which translates to MMLFWKVLCSLLLLVQAVFGNWWNLAAPRPPSEAGNSSLETFTALHKENCHRLEYLVERQKQLCLLSDKMIQVLQTGAVQAIEECQHQFRHSRWNCSTTTNANSSDIFGGVLKFKSRESAFVHALSAAALAHAVARACSRGELNECSCDARVRKRTPRHWQWGGCSEDIRYGEKYSRDFVDSKEDKNSDEGLMNLHNHEAGRRAVRSRMQRVCKCHGMSGSCSVRVCWRRLPQLRLVGDALATRYEGASHVKIVERKRGKNIRKLRPLHADMKKPNKTDLVYLEDSPDYCEPNDELGILGTRGRTCNRTSAGLDGCRLLCCGRGYQTRVRDHEEKCRCRFVWCCRVHCELCRSKRDHHVCN; encoded by the exons gaaTTTGGCGGCACCTCGACCACCGAGCGAGGCCGGCAACTCCTCGCTGGAGACGTTCACAGCGCTACACAAAGAGAACTGCCACAGACTGGAGTACCTGGTGGAGCGGCAGAAGCAGCTGTGCCTGCTCTCTGATAAGATGATACAG GTGCTCCAGACAGGGGCGGTCCAGGCCATCGAGGAGTGCCAGCACCAGTTCAGGCACAGCCGGTGGAACTGCAGCACCACCACCAACGCCAACTCCTCAGACATCTTTGGCGGCGTGCTGAAGTTCA AGTCCCGTGAATCAGCATTCGTGCACGCGCTGTCAGCCGCCGCGCTTGCGCACGCAGTAGCACGCGCGTGCAGTCGCGGCGAGCTCAACGAATGCTCGTGCGACGCTCGCGTTCGCAAGCGAACACCGCGCCATTGGCAGTGGGGAGGATGTTCGGAG GATATAAGATACGGCGAGAAGTACAGTCGAGACTTCGTGGATTCGAAAGAAGATAAGAATTCAGACGAAGGCTTGATGAATCTGCACAACCACGAGGCTGGGCGAAGA GCGGTCCGCAGCCGAATGCAGCGCGTATGCAAGTGCCACGGCATGTCGGGCTCGTGTTCAGTAAGAGTGTGCTGGCGCCGCCTGCCACAGCTACGGCTTGTAGGCGACGCGCTCGCCACCAGATATGAGGGCGCTTCGCATGTCAAG ATAGTCGAACGGAAGAGAGGCAAGAACATACGGAAACTGCGACCACTTCACGCAGACATGAAGAAGCCCAACAAAACGGATTTGGTGTATTTGGAAGATTCTCCTGACTACTGCGAACCTAATGATGA ACTCGGCATCCTCGGCACCCGCGGGCGTACATGCAACCGTACATCAGCAGGGCTTGACGGCTGCCGGCTGCTGTGCTGCGGACGCGGGTACCAGACGCGCGTGAGGGATCATGAGGAGAAGTGCCGCTGCAG GTTCGTCTGGTGTTGTCGGGTGCACTGTGAGCTTTGCCGCTCCAAGAGAGACCACCACGTCTGCAACTAG